The Sediminicola sp. YIK13 genomic sequence GTTATTGTTTTTAGCAATATGATAATTATGAAATCGCAGAAATTGAAAAGGTAGATCATCATTCAAAAGGTGTTTTTTATGATGTGGAATTCAAACGTAACGGTGAAAAAAAAGATATCGAGTTTACTGCTGATGGTAGGCGATTGAACTAAAAGATATCTTTTTGAGTTTCTCTTAAAGCCCTGATCAAAAATTGATTGGGAAGTGAAATAAAAAATCGTATATTTGCACCGCTGAAAGAATATAAAGTATTCATGAGGGGACTATTAGTCCCCTCTTTTATTACTTAAATTTATGTTGAAGGACAAAGTAACAGAACTTTTAAATCAGGCCCTTGAGGAGAATCAATCACTGTTTTTGATTGATTTTAAAATGTCATCCGATAATAAAATCAAGGTGACGTTAGATGGTGACAATGGGGTAACGTTGAAAGACTGCATGGCGGTAAGTAGGACCATTGAGCACAATTTGGACAGGGAAGAGCATGATTTTGCCTTAGAAGTTGAATCTGCGGGAGCTACCACGCCTTTGGTTATGCCAAGACAGTACAAAAAGAATATAGGTAGAATATTAGAAGTAAGGAGTCAAGATAGTAATTTTGAAGGCAAACTTACGGCTGCAACGGAAGATAGCATCACTTTAGAGTGGAAGGCACGTGAACCCAAACCTGTGGGCAAGGGTAAAGTAACAGTTCAGAAAAAGCAAGAAATTGCGATTTCTGATATTCAAGAAGCAAAAGTTGTATTAAAATTTTAATTAGTAGTTCAGAATGGAAAATATTGCGCTGATAGAATCTTTCTCCGAGTTTAAGGATGATAAATTCATTGACAGGGTTACGCTGATGGCGATTTTGGAAGATGTGTTTAGAAACGCTCTTAAGAAAAAGTTTGGCTCAGATGACAACTTTGATATCATTATAAACCCTGATAAAGGAGATTTAGAGATATGGAGAAACAGAGTTGTTGTAGAGGATGGTGAGGTTGAGGATCCCAATGAGGAGATCTCACTTACTGCAGCGCGCAAGATTGAGCCCGATTTTGAAGTGGGTGAAGATGTTTCTGAAGAGGTGAAATTGATAGATTTGGGAAGAAGGGCAATTTTGGCATTGCGTCAAAACCTTATTTCTAAGATCCATGAACACGACAATACAACCATTTATAAGCAGTTCAAGGATCTGGAAGGTGAAATTTACACTGCAGAGGTTCACCATATTAGGCATAAGGCCATTATTTTATTGGATGACGAAGGCAATGAAATCATCATGCCAAAGGATAAGCAGATTCCTGCAGACTTCTTTAGAAAGGGTGATAACGTTCGTGGAATAATTGAAAGTGTGGAATTGAAGGGCAACAAGCCTGTCATAATTATGTCCAGAACTTCTCCCTTGTTTTTAGAGCAATTGTTCTTCCAAGAGATCCCAGAAGTTTTTGATGGTTTGATCACTATTAAAAAAGCGGTGCGTATTCCTGGAGAGAAAGCAAAAGTAGCGGTGGATTCCTATGATGATAGGATAGATCCAGTTGGTGCCTGCGTGGGAATGAAAGGTTCCCGTATACATGGTATCGTCAGGGAATTGGGGAATGAAAATATTGATGTTATCAATTGGACCAGTAATGCACAATTATTGGTGACAAGGGCATTGAGTCCTGCTCGTGTTTCCTCGGTAAAATTAGATGATGAAAAAATGACAGCCCAAGTATACCTAAGGCCAGAGGAGGTTTCCAAGGCTATTGGTAGGGGAGGTCACAATATAAGACTGGCCGGACAATTGACCGGTTATGAAATTGATGTATTCCGCGAAGGAGTGGAAGAAGATGTTGAATTGACTGAATTTTCTGATGAAATTGAAGGCTGGGTTATTGACGAGCTTAAGAAAATTGGGTTGGATACAGCAAGGAGCGTCCTCGAGCAGGATGTGAATGATTTGGTTAAACGTACAGATTTAGAAGAGGAGACAATTTTAGAAGTTGTGCGTGTGCTAAAAGAAGAATTAGAAGATTAAGCTATATATTAGCGGGAAAATATAAGAATACGAATATCTATTTATGGCAGATAATGCAACTATAAGGCTTAATAAAGTTCTACGGGAACTTAATATTTCACTGGACAGGGCGGTAGATTTCCTTGGGACCAAAGGTCACGATGTGGAAGCTAGGCCTACAACAAAAATTTCCAATGAGGTGTATCAAGTTCTTTTGGACGAGTTCCAAACGGATATGAGCAAGAAAGTTGCATCCAAGGAAGTTGGTGAGGAGAAGAGGAAAGAGAAGGAGGCACTGCGCCAACAATTGGAGCAAGAGCAAGAGGAGAAGAGACTCGCGAGGGAGAAAAAAGCCGCTTCAGAACAGGTAGTAAAGGCGAAAGCAGAGCTGTCTGGGCCAAAAACAGTAGGTAAGATAGATCTTTCCCCAAAAAAGAAGGCACAAGAGCCAGCTGCAGTTGAGGAGGCTCCTGTAAAAGCTGCTGAGCCGGTAAAAGAGGAGAAGAAGAAAGAAGAAGTTGTTGCGGAGAAGCCCGAGGTGAAAGCAGAGGTGCCCGCAGAGAAGGCAAAGGTTGAAAAACCTGTTGCGACCGAAAAGCCTGCTGAAAAGAAGGTGGCTGAAAAAGCAGAAAAAGTAGAGGAGAAAAAAGCTCCTGCTGAAGAAGCTGAAAAGACGGCTGAGAATGAAACGCTCACAACACAATACCAGAAACTTAGTGGTCCAAAAATCACTGGGGACAAGATAGATTTATCAAAATTTGCGAAACCAAAGAAGAAGAAAGAAGTTTCCAAGGCTGGTGACAGTGCTGATAAAAAGAAAAGAAGAAAACGTATTGTTAGTACCCCGGGTCAAAAAACAGGTCCGAGACAATCTGGCACAGGTCCAAGGGGTAAAAATGCACCAGGAGGTCCAAGAAAAGCACCTGGACAGCGTTTTAGCCAAGGCCCTAAAGTAGAGCCAACCGAGGAAGATGTTCAAAAACAAGTACGTGAGACCCTAGAGAAATTGCAAGGGAAATCCAAAAAAGGTAAAGGAGCAAAATACAGAAGGGACAAAAGGGATCAGCACCGTCAACAAACGGAGAAGGATCTTGAGCAGCAAGAATTGCAGAGCAAAATCCTTAAAGTTACCGAATTTGTTACGGCAAGCGAGGTAGCGGTGATGATGGATGTTCCTACCACAAAAATTATATCTGCGTGTATGTCCTTGGGGATCATGGTAACCATGAACCAAAGACTGGATGCGGAAACACTATCTATCGTAGCCGATGAGTTTGGGTATGAGGTAGAATTTGTTTCGGCAGATATCGAGGAAACTATCGAGGTGGCAGAGGATGCTCCGGAAGATTTGAAGCCTAGAGCTCCAATCGTGACCGTAATGGGTCACGTGGATCACGGGAAGACCTCTTTATTGGATTATATTAGAAAAGAAAATGTTATTGCCGGTGAAAGTGGGGGTATTACCCAGCACATCGGAGCATATGGTGTGACTCTTGAAGGAGGTCAAAAAATTGCATTTTTAGATACACCTGGTCACGAAGCGTTTACCGCAATGAGGGCTCGTGGAGCGCAGGTCACCGATATAGCCATTATTGTAGTGGCTGCGGATGACGCGATCATGCCACAGACAAAAGAGGCCATTAGCCACGCACAAGCGGCTGGTGTACCTATTGTCTTTGCGATCAACAAAATTGACAAACCAACATCAAACCCTGATAAGATCAAGGAAGGTTTGGCACAAATGAACCTATTGGTAGAGGATTGGGGAGGTAAAATCCAGTCCCATGATATCTCCGCCAAAATTGGTACAGGTGTTAAGGAGCTTCTGGAAAAGGTGTTGCTGGAGGCTGAAATATTGGAATTGAAAGCTAACCCAGACCGCTTGGCAACGGGAACCGTTGTTGAGGCGTTTTTGGATAAAGGAAGAGGATATGTTTCCACTGTTCTGGTGCAATCTGGAACGCTTAAGATAGGAGATTATGTTCTGGCCGGAACTTGCAGTGGTAAAATTAAGGCCATGCAGGATGAACGGGGCAATATGGTGAAAGAAGTAGGACCCTCTACGCCCATTTCCATTTTAGGACTGGACGGCGCGCCGCAGGCAGGTGATAAATTCAATGTCCTGGAAGATGAGAGGGAAGCCAAGCAGATAGCTGCCAAAAGAGCCCAGTTGATGAGAGAGCAGTCCGTAAGGACACAGCGTCACATTACCTTGGATGAGATTGGAAGACGAATTGCATTAGGTGAGTTTAAAGAGTTGAATATTATCCTGAAAGGGGATGTGGATGGTTCTGTGGAAGCATTGACAGATTCCTTCCAGAAATTAACGACCGATGAGATTCAGGTGAACATTATTCACAAAGCGGTAGGTCCAATAACAGAATCAGATGTATTGTTGGCTTCGGCTTCAGACGCGGTAATCATTGGATTTAACGTAAGGCCAATGGGTAATGCCAGGGCCATGGCTGAAAAAGAAGAAATAGATATTAGAATGTATTCCATTATCTATGATGCCATCAATGATCTAAAAGATGCCATGGAAGGTATGCTTTCTCCAGAGATGAAGGAAGAGATTTCCGGAACGGCAGAAATTAGGGAGACCTTTAAAATATCTAAAATTGGAACTATTGCAGGTTGTATGGTTACCAGTGGGAAGATCTTTAGAAACTCCAATATTCGTTTGATCCGTGATGGTGTAGTGATTTACACTGGTGAATTGTCCTCATTGAAACGTTTCAAGGACGATGTTAAGGAAGTAGCCAAAGGATACGACTGTGGTCTTCAGATTAAGAACTACAATGATATCAGGGAATTGGATATCGTAGAAGCTTTCCAAGAAGTAGCGGTTAAGAAGAAGCTTAAGTAAGCTGAATACTTAGAATAGTACATAAAAAAAAACCTGTCGGAAGACAGGTTTTTTTGTTTTAAAAAGGTAAAAATATTAAGACTGTTTTTTCTCGGGCTGTATAAGCATGGCGCTTGGATATTTCTTGCGAACATCCATAAGATTGCGCTCTGCATCGAGCTTTGTTTTAAACTGTCCTATCCTTACTCTGTAACTTGGAGAGATAAAATCTATCTTGGAATACCAATCTGGATAATCCCCTTCTGCCTGCATTTTAATGTCCTTTGCATCATTGAGAGATCCAAAATATATCTGTATTCTGTATACGGCCGCTATGTCGGGGCTCGACTTATAAATCTGGACCAGGGCGTCAATTTTTGGATCTTGCTCTATTGAAATTGTTCCTTGTTGCGCAAAACTTGCTGTAGAAAAAAATAGCAATATTAGGGAGTTGAAAACTGTTCTCATAGTGTATCTAGCTTAGTATTAAAGACTTTTGCAAAAGTAATTTTTTATCCTTGAAGCAAGTATAATTTTTTTCTATTTAGAATGGCTATAAATTATAAATTATCAATCCATTAACATTTCCAAAATAAAGTCTATGTCGTATTTTTGTCAGCAATTTAAACGGCGATAAATATAGCTTGCACAATAACAAGTAAATATCGTGCCAAGATTTCGATAGAAATATTTTTAATATGAAAAAGGTTCCATACCGTAATCAAATTTCTAAGTTTTTAGGTATCAGTTTGGTAGTGTTTCTACTGTCTTCAACATCTCTTTTTTCTCAAGAGGAGGCTGTTGCAGCGGATACGGAGGTTGCTGCAGAGGCTACTGCGTCTGCGGGTGACCCAGCAAAAGGAAAGCAATTGTTTAATCAAAACTGTGCTGCTTGTCACGCTTTGGACAGAAAAATGACCGGTCCTGCTTTGGCTGGTGTTACTGAAAGGCATGATAGAGAGTGGTTGTACACTTGGATCAAGAACAGTGCAGGAATGATCAAATCAGGTGATCCTGCTGCCGTGAAAATCTACAATGAGTACAATCAGGCGGCGATGACTGCCTTCCCAACATTGAGCAATGCTGATATTGATGATATCCTTGCTTATACCGATGCTCCTCCAGTCGCGGCTGTGGTTCCTCCCGTACCAGGGGCGATTCCTGGGCAGGCGCCTGCTGCATCCGGAATTTCAAATGAGCTTATTTTGGGTGCCTTGGTATTGGTATTCGGCTTATTGGTGGTAATGCTGGTATTGGTCAATCAGACCTTGAGACGTATTGCTGAGGCCAATGGTGTTGTGGTAGAAAAAGATAAGGCGGAGAAAAGAACGCCAATCTGGAAAGCTTTTGCCCAAAACCAATTTTTAGTTTTGGTTACCGTTATCTTCCTTCTTTTGGGGAGTGCCTATTACGTATATGGCTACTTTATGCAAGTTGGTATTGATCAAGGGTACGCCCCGGTGCAACCAATTCACTATTCGCACAAGATCCATGCGGGTGACAATGAAATAGAGTGTAAATACTGTCACTCTTCTGCAAGAGTTTCCAAGCATTCTGGAATTCCTGCTTTGAATGTTTGTATGAACTGTCATAAATCCATTTACGAATACAAAGGAAACCCAGAAGGTCCAAGTCAAGAGGATTTGGCAAACGGGTACACCAATGATTTTTATACAGGAGAAATTAAAAAACTTTACAAAGCCGTTGGTTGGGATGAGGAGAACCAGAAGTATACTGGTGATTCACAACCTGTAGAATGGGTGAGAATCCACAACCTTCCTGACTTTGCTTACTTTAACCACTCGCAACACGTTTCCGTGGCCGGGGTTGAATGTCAGACCTGTCACGGTCCTGTTGAAGAAATGGAAATAATGTACCAATATTCACCATTGACAATGGGGTGGTGTATCAACTGCCATAGGGAGACCAATGTAAAGGTTGAAGGTAACGAGTACTACGATAAGATACATGAGGAACTTTCCAAAAAGTACGGTGTAGAAACACTGACTGCCGCTCAGATGGGTGGATTGGAATGTGGTAAATGTCACTATTAATATTTAGGTTAACAAGAAGATAATTTTCAGATATATCATATGTCATCAAACAAAAAATATTGGAAGAGCGAGGCGGAGTTAAATCCTAACGATTCCATTGTTGAGACGCTAAGACAGAATGAATTTGTCCAAGATATCCCAGTAGATGAGTTTTTGGGGAATAAGGACAATTTGGCATCCACTTCAACAAACAGAAGGGACTTTCTTAAGTACGTTGGGTTTAGCACAGCTGCAGCTTCTTTGGCTGCTTGTGAAGGACCTGTAATTAAGTCTATTCCTTATGTGGTTCAACCAGAGCGCATAATTCCTGGTGTGGCAAACTATTACGCTACAACCATAGCCAACGGTTTTGATTTTGCAAGTATCTTGATCAAAACACGTGAGGGCAGACCTATCAAGGTTGAGAATAATACCGATGCCAAAGTGAACGGAGGTGCAAATGCACGAGTTCAGGCTTCTGTATTGTCCTTATATGATAGTACAAGATTGCAAGGGCCAATGTTCAATGGGGAGCCTGTTGAATGGACTACTCTTGACAATGCGGTTAAGGCTAAATTGGGTTCTTTGAAGAATTCTGGAAAGCAGATCGCGATCTTGACACAAACTTATGCTAGTCCGTCTACCTCAAGATTGGTTGGTGACTTTAAAGAGGCTTTTGGCAATGTGAACCATGTGGTTTATGATGCTGTTTCTGAAGATGCTGCTTTAAGTGCCTTTGCTGCCAAATATGGCGAAAGGGCTTTAGCTGATTATGATTTTGAAAAAGCTGGACTTATTGTATCCTTTGGTGCTGATTTCTTAGGAGATTGGCAAGGTGGAGGATATGATAGCGGATATTCCAAGGGTCGTATACCGAAGAATGGAAAAATGTCCAGACACATACAATTTGAATCCAATATGTCTTTGGCTGGTGCCAATGCTGATAAGCGTACCGCTTTAACGCCATCACAACAAAAAGTGGCTTTGGCCAAGTTGTACGGTCAGTTGAACGGAACGTCTGTTGGTGGGGAACTGCCGGAAAAAATAGCCAAAGCTGTTGAAGCTACCGCAAAAGAGATCCAAAAAGCTGGATCTGATGCTGTAGTGGTAACAGGATTGGACGATGTCAATGCACAGGCTGTGGTATTGGCAATTAACGAGATGTTACAGAGCAAGGCTTTTGATGCCAAGGCTCCTAAATATGTAAGGCAGGGTAATGTAGCGGCGGTTAATCAGTTGATTGCCGATATGAATGCGGGAACTGTTGGTGCTTTGATCATTGATGGTGTAAACCCAATGTATTCATTGCCAAACAGTGCTGATTTTGCAGAAGGACTTAAAAAAGTTGACTTATCTGTAGCCTTTGCCTTGAATAACACTGAAACCGCTGCTGTAGTACAGTATGTTGGTGCTTCATCCCACTTTTTGGAATCATGGGGCGATACAGAAATGAAAAAAGGTCATTATAGCTTAATGCAACCTACGATAAAGGAGTTGTTTGATACGCGTCAGCTTCAGACTGCCCTTTTGAAATGGATGGATAGCGATAAGACGTATTATGAATATATCAAGGAAACTTGGGGTGCTGGAATCTTAGGTTCCGGAGAATGGAACCAAGCATTGCACGATGGTGTTTTTGCTGCATCGGCCGCTCCGGCAGTTGATGTTGAAACTGTAGCTCCTATGGCTGATGCCATGGAAAGTACAGCGGTGCCTTTAGCTTCAGCTATTAGCAGTCTGGCTTCTTCGACATCCTCAGGGATGGAGTTGTCCTTGTATTCCAAAATTGGAATGGGAGATGGGCAACAAGCCAACAACCCATGGTTACAAGAGTTTCCAGATCCTATTACAAGGGTTTCTTGGGACAACTATGTGACTGTTTCCAAGGCTGATGCTGAAAAGTTGGGCTTGATCAATGAAAATGTAGCCAACGGAGGTTTAAATGGTAGTTATGCCAAATTGACCGTAAATGGTGTAAGTGTAGATAATGTTCCTGTAATCATTCAGCCGGGACAGGCAAACGGTTCTGTGGGTCTTTCTTTTGGATATGGAAGGAAAGCAGGCATGAAAGATGAGATGCAGACGGGTGTTAACGCCTATGTATTGTATCAAGGTTTTGCTGGTGAGCAAGCAGTAAGCATTGAGAAATCTACCGGAATGCATGAGTTTGCATGTGTTCAATTGCAGAAAACATTAATGGGTAGAGGGGATATCATCAAAGAAACTACTTTGGAGGTGTTCAATACTAAAGATGCCCATGAATGGAATGAAGTGCCAAAGGTTTCTTTGGATCACCAAGAGGTAGATGCTACTTCTGTTGATTTATGGGACAGTTTTGATAGGTCCATAGGACATCACTTCAATCTATCTATAGATTTAAATGCCTGTACAGGATGTGGGGCATGTGTCATAGCCTGTCATGCAGAAAATAATGTTCCTGTTGTTGGTAAGGAAGAAGTGAGGAAATCTAGGGATATGCACTGGTTGCGTATCGATAGGTACTACTCTTCCGAAGATACCTTCGCACAGGATGATCAGAAAAAAGATGATTTTGCCGGATTATCGGGTGATCAAGGTTCATTAGGGGGATTTGGAGAGTTGGAAGATCCAGCGTCCAATCCACAGGTAGCCTTCCAGCCGGTAATGTGTCAGCACTGTAACCATGCTCCTTGTGAGACTGTTTGTCCTGTTGCTGCAACATCACATAGCCGTCAAGGTCAGAACCATATGGCATACAACAGATGTGTGGGTACAAGGTATTGTGCCAACAACTGTCCTTATAAGGTGCGTCGTTTCAACTGGTTCTTATACAACAACAACGATGAATTCGATTACCATATGAACAATGATTTGGGTAAAATGGTAATCAACCCTGATGTCAATGTACGTTCCCGTGGGGTAATGGAAAAATGTTCTATGTGTATTCAAAAGACACAAAAGAGTATTTTGGATGCCAAACGAGATGGTCGTACGGTTAAGGATGATGAATTCCAGACCGCTTGTTCCGCTGCATGTAGCAATGGAGCTATGAAGTTCGGGGACATCAATGATTCAGAAAGTGAGATTGCTGAGTTGAAAAAGAGTGACCGTATGTATCACTTATTGGAGCATGTAGGTACAAAACCTAATGTGTTCTATCATGTAAAAGTGAGAAATACAAACGAAGCATAATAAAAAAGTAAAGTAACTATATTATAAATTATGGCGTCGCATTACGAAGCACCTATTCGAAAACCCCTAGTAATTGGAGACAAAGGTTACCACGATGTAACCGTTGATATTGCAGCTCCGGTAGAAGGGAAAGCCAATAAACACTGGTGGATTGTTTTTACCATAGCTCTATTGGCATTCCTTTGGGGAATCGGTTGTATTATTTATACTATTTCTACAGGTATTGGTACTTGGGGATTGAACAAAACTGTGGGCTGGGCCTGGGATATTACCAACTTTGTTTGGTGGGTAGGTATCGGTCACGCAGGAACGTTGATTTCCGCTGTACTTTTATTGTTCAGACAAAAATGGAGAATGGCCATTAACCGTTCTGCGGAAGCCATGACTATCTTTTCTGTGATCCAGGCAGGATTGTTCCCAATTATCCACATGGGTAGACCATGGTTGGCCTATTGGGTATTGCCAATCCCAAACCAGTTTGGATCGCTATGGGTAAACTTTAACTCCCCGTTGCTTTGGGACGTGTTCGCAATCTCAACCTATCTATCGGTATCGTTGGTGTTCTGGTGGACGGGATTATTGCCAGATTTTGCGATGATACGTGACAGGGCAGTAAAGCCTTTCCAGAAGAAGATATACAGTTTGTTGAGTTTTGGTTGGACAGGTCGTGCAAAAGACTGGCAACGTTTTGAAGAAGTTTCCTTGGTCTTGGCCGGTTTGGCTACCCCACTGGTACTTTCTGTACATACCATTGTATCTTTTGACTTTGCTACCTCGGTAATTCCAGGATGGCATACCACCATATTTCCACCGTACTTTGTTGCCGGTGCAGTTTTCTCCGGTTTCGCCATGGTGAACACCTTGTTGATCATTATGAGAAAGGTGAGTAACTTGGAAGCATATATTACGATACAGCATATAGAATTGATGAACATTGTAATTATGATTACAGGTTCTATCGTAGGATGTGCATATATTACAGAGTTGTTCATGGCATGGTATTCCGGTGTGGAATATGAGCAGTATGCATTCTTGAACAGGGCAACTGGACCATACGCTTGGGCGTACTGGGCAATGATGACCTGTAACGTGTTCTCTCCGCAGTTTATGTGGTCTAAAAAGTTAAGAACAAGTATCATGTTCTCTTTCTTTATCTCTATTGTGGTGAACATAGGAATGTGGTTTGAGCGTTTTGTAATTATCGTTACCTCTTTGCACAGGGATTACCTTCCATCTTCATGGACCATGTTCTCCCCAACTTTTGTGGATATAGGGATATTTATAGGAACAATTGGTTTCTTCTTTGTACTTTTCTTATTGTACGCCAGAACCTTCCCTGTAATTGCTCAGGCAGAAGTTAAGTCGATCTTAAAATCTTCCGGTGAGAAATACAAGACCTTAAGAGATGCTGGTAAGCCATTATATGAAATCAATAGAATAGCTGACATAAAGGAAAAGATTGTAGAGAAAAAGTCGCTTCCTGAGCCAGATTCCAAAGAGAAGGTATCTGCCTTATTAACATCAATTGGTGTATTTGACAGTGCTGTTGATACTCCGGATGATCTGAAGCAGGTGAAAGGTATTGGTCCTCAAATGGAGGCTACCTTAAATCAAATAGGAGTATATACTTTTTCTCAGGTAAGTAGAATGACCCCAAAAGAATATGACTTGTTGGACTCAATAACTGGATCGTTTCCAGGTAGGGCACAAAGGGATGATTGGGCAGGACAGGCTAAGATTTTAAATAACAAGAAGTAATTATGTCATCTAAAGTTATACATGCATTTTATAATGACGACGACGTGTTGATGCACGCGGTCAAAAAAGTAAAGGCTGCCAAATTTCATATAGAAGAGGTCTATTGTCCTTTTCCTGTGCACGGTTTGGACAAAGCCATGGGGCTAGCCCCAACAAGACTAGCTATTATGTCCTTTATGTATGGATGTATTGGTTTGGCAGTAGCCATTACAATGATGAACTATATGATGATTCAAGATTGGCCTCAGGATATTGGTGGTAAACCAAGTTTTAGTTATTTGGAAAACATGCCGGCCTTTGTTCCAATTATGTTTGAGCTTACCGTATTTTTTGCAGCTCACTTAATGGTGATCACTTTTTATATGAGAAGTAAATTGTGGCCTTTCAAAGAAGCTGAAAATCCAGATGTAAGAACAACAGATGATCATTTCTTGATGGAAATAGAGATTCATGATAATGAAGCTGAATTAAAAGAATTGTTGCTGAGTACAGGGGCAGTGGAAATTAATATTACAGAAAAGTAGTCATAATATTATGAGCAGTTTTAGCAAAATAGTAATTGTTTTAGGATTGGTTTTATCAGTAGCATCTTGTTCTGATAAAAATAGCCGAAACTACCAGTACATGCCCAACATGTATGTTCCTGTTGGTTATGAGACCTATGAAAAGGTAGATTTTCTTCCACGTCAAATGGAGGCTCAGTTACCTGCGGACAATACCATCCCTAGAGGCTGGATGCCCTATGAGTTTGAGAATGGTCCCGAAGGTAAGGATTTGGCCAAGTTACAGGCTAGCCCATTGGATTCTCTTCAGACAGAGGACAATATGAAGGTTGGAATGGAATTGTACAATATTTACTGTGCTATTTGCCACGGTGAGAAAGGGAACGGTGTAGGTACTTTGGTAGAGCGTGAAAAGATATTGGGTGTCCCAAGTTATGACGATGCGGCACGTAACATTAGCGTTGGAGGTACTTATCATACCATTTATTATGGGTTAAACTCCATGGGGTCTTACGCAGGCCAACTTAATCATAAGGAGCGTTGGCAAGTAGCCGAGTACGTTATGAAACTGAAACAAGACTTAACAAAATAATACATAGATTTAGAGTATGTACACTTTTTCAAATAGACTAAAAATTGCTTCAATTATTTTAATGGTTGTTGGCGCACTGGGTGTTGGAGTTGGATTCGTTTCAATGCCGTCCAATGTTGAAGAAGCAAAAGCTATGGTTGCCAGCCATGACGATGGGCACGGAAGTGATCATGGAGCTGAAACAATGCACGCTACAGAGGGTGAGCATGGAGCAGCTACTGCTGCCGAGGCACATGACTCTTCACATGACGAGCATTTGTTGCACCAATTACAGAACAGACCGTGGTCTGCGCTATATGTGGCAGCTTTTTTCTTTATGATGTTGGCATTGGGTACCTTGGCTTTTTATGCAATTCAACGTGCAGCACAAGCAGGGTGGTCCCCATTGTTGTTTAGGGTAATGGAAGGGATAACGTCCTACATAGTCCCAGGAGGAATTATCGTATTCGTTATTTTAGTACTTAGCACGATGCACCTGAACCATCTATTTGTTTGGATGGATCCGGAAGTAGTTGCAGAGGATAAGTTGTTGCAGGGAAAAGCGGGTTACTTAAATCCAACTTTTTTCCTGATCAGGGCAGCTATTTATTTGGCTATTTGGATCGGATACCGTGAGTATTCAAGAAAATTGTCATTACGTCAAGATGAGTCAAGCGATAACAGTAACTTTGTTAAGAATTTTAGAGTTTCTGCCGCATTCTTGGTGTTGTT encodes the following:
- a CDS encoding SPOR domain-containing protein; the protein is MRTVFNSLILLFFSTASFAQQGTISIEQDPKIDALVQIYKSSPDIAAVYRIQIYFGSLNDAKDIKMQAEGDYPDWYSKIDFISPSYRVRIGQFKTKLDAERNLMDVRKKYPSAMLIQPEKKQS
- a CDS encoding c-type cytochrome, producing the protein MKKVPYRNQISKFLGISLVVFLLSSTSLFSQEEAVAADTEVAAEATASAGDPAKGKQLFNQNCAACHALDRKMTGPALAGVTERHDREWLYTWIKNSAGMIKSGDPAAVKIYNEYNQAAMTAFPTLSNADIDDILAYTDAPPVAAVVPPVPGAIPGQAPAASGISNELILGALVLVFGLLVVMLVLVNQTLRRIAEANGVVVEKDKAEKRTPIWKAFAQNQFLVLVTVIFLLLGSAYYVYGYFMQVGIDQGYAPVQPIHYSHKIHAGDNEIECKYCHSSARVSKHSGIPALNVCMNCHKSIYEYKGNPEGPSQEDLANGYTNDFYTGEIKKLYKAVGWDEENQKYTGDSQPVEWVRIHNLPDFAYFNHSQHVSVAGVECQTCHGPVEEMEIMYQYSPLTMGWCINCHRETNVKVEGNEYYDKIHEELSKKYGVETLTAAQMGGLECGKCHY
- the infB gene encoding translation initiation factor IF-2, coding for MADNATIRLNKVLRELNISLDRAVDFLGTKGHDVEARPTTKISNEVYQVLLDEFQTDMSKKVASKEVGEEKRKEKEALRQQLEQEQEEKRLAREKKAASEQVVKAKAELSGPKTVGKIDLSPKKKAQEPAAVEEAPVKAAEPVKEEKKKEEVVAEKPEVKAEVPAEKAKVEKPVATEKPAEKKVAEKAEKVEEKKAPAEEAEKTAENETLTTQYQKLSGPKITGDKIDLSKFAKPKKKKEVSKAGDSADKKKRRKRIVSTPGQKTGPRQSGTGPRGKNAPGGPRKAPGQRFSQGPKVEPTEEDVQKQVRETLEKLQGKSKKGKGAKYRRDKRDQHRQQTEKDLEQQELQSKILKVTEFVTASEVAVMMDVPTTKIISACMSLGIMVTMNQRLDAETLSIVADEFGYEVEFVSADIEETIEVAEDAPEDLKPRAPIVTVMGHVDHGKTSLLDYIRKENVIAGESGGITQHIGAYGVTLEGGQKIAFLDTPGHEAFTAMRARGAQVTDIAIIVVAADDAIMPQTKEAISHAQAAGVPIVFAINKIDKPTSNPDKIKEGLAQMNLLVEDWGGKIQSHDISAKIGTGVKELLEKVLLEAEILELKANPDRLATGTVVEAFLDKGRGYVSTVLVQSGTLKIGDYVLAGTCSGKIKAMQDERGNMVKEVGPSTPISILGLDGAPQAGDKFNVLEDEREAKQIAAKRAQLMREQSVRTQRHITLDEIGRRIALGEFKELNIILKGDVDGSVEALTDSFQKLTTDEIQVNIIHKAVGPITESDVLLASASDAVIIGFNVRPMGNARAMAEKEEIDIRMYSIIYDAINDLKDAMEGMLSPEMKEEISGTAEIRETFKISKIGTIAGCMVTSGKIFRNSNIRLIRDGVVIYTGELSSLKRFKDDVKEVAKGYDCGLQIKNYNDIRELDIVEAFQEVAVKKKLK
- the nusA gene encoding transcription termination factor NusA codes for the protein MENIALIESFSEFKDDKFIDRVTLMAILEDVFRNALKKKFGSDDNFDIIINPDKGDLEIWRNRVVVEDGEVEDPNEEISLTAARKIEPDFEVGEDVSEEVKLIDLGRRAILALRQNLISKIHEHDNTTIYKQFKDLEGEIYTAEVHHIRHKAIILLDDEGNEIIMPKDKQIPADFFRKGDNVRGIIESVELKGNKPVIIMSRTSPLFLEQLFFQEIPEVFDGLITIKKAVRIPGEKAKVAVDSYDDRIDPVGACVGMKGSRIHGIVRELGNENIDVINWTSNAQLLVTRALSPARVSSVKLDDEKMTAQVYLRPEEVSKAIGRGGHNIRLAGQLTGYEIDVFREGVEEDVELTEFSDEIEGWVIDELKKIGLDTARSVLEQDVNDLVKRTDLEEETILEVVRVLKEELED
- the rimP gene encoding ribosome assembly cofactor RimP, whose amino-acid sequence is MLKDKVTELLNQALEENQSLFLIDFKMSSDNKIKVTLDGDNGVTLKDCMAVSRTIEHNLDREEHDFALEVESAGATTPLVMPRQYKKNIGRILEVRSQDSNFEGKLTAATEDSITLEWKAREPKPVGKGKVTVQKKQEIAISDIQEAKVVLKF